In Ascaphus truei isolate aAscTru1 chromosome 12, aAscTru1.hap1, whole genome shotgun sequence, the following are encoded in one genomic region:
- the RAG1 gene encoding V(D)J recombination-activating protein 1 has product MAVTQPNVPWGPMVTEMQRPFTKFSEWKFKLFRVRSLERRPSEEGRDGSEASHVSSMKTAPDLTVDSEDLSLDSVPQSPTDLKPQEMRVVDNNEAELKRREGESHTVSLQQLCRVCGASFKIDQQNRSYPVHGPVDSETQEVLRRKEKRATSWPDLISKVFKMDVRGDLDTVHPTRFCYNCWSIMNQKFSHNSCEVYFPRNKAVEWMPHSAACNVCHSANHGGKRKGTPQLNNLTKKLKVGAEYARKMKTKNNLPSGKKNKILHQITGHCKKIHLNTNLLVVDYPADFIKSISCQVCEHILSDPVQTPCKHLFCRICIIKYIKLMGCYCPSCRYPCFPTDLTNPVKSYLNVLNSLVLKCLVPECVEEISLGKFSHHISSHKETKGKEAYAHINKGGRPRQHLLSLTRRAQKHRLREMKLQVKAFADKEEGGDVKSVCLTLFLLALRARNEHRQADELEAIMEGRGAGLHPAVCLAIRVNTFLSCSQYHKMYRTVKATTGRQIFQPLHALRNAEKALLPGYHLFEWSPPLKNVSTSTDVGIMDGLSGLSRSVDEYPVDTISKRFRYDSALVSTLKDMEEDILEGLKSQDVDDYLSGPFTVVIKESCDGMGDVSEKHGCGPPVPEKAVRFSFTVMTITAANNNGSVRIFEETKPNSELCCKPLCLMLADESDHETLTAILSPLIAEREAMKTSELMLEMGGVLRSFKFEFRGTGYDEKLVRDVEGLEASGSIYICTLCDATRLEASQNIVFHSITRSHTENQERYELWRANPFRESADELRDRVKGVSAKPFIETLPTIDALHCDIGNAAEFYRIFQLEIGEVYRNPNATNEERKRWQATLDKHLRKKMNLKPIMRMNGNFARKLMSKETVEAVCDLVHSEERRVVLRELMDLYLKMKPVWRTSCPTKECPELLCQYSFHSQRFAELLSTKFKYRYNGKITNYFHKTLAHVPEIIERDGSIGAWASEGNESGNKLFRRFRKMNARQSKFYEMEDVLKHHWLYTSKYLQKFMNAHIALKKQGFTVDLERNPEQEGTLECSMESLESMEF; this is encoded by the coding sequence ATGGCGGTGACACAGCCCAATGTGCCATGGGGCCCGATGGTAACTGAAATGCAACGTCCATTTACTAAATTCTCGGAATGGAAGTTTAAGCTGTTCCGGGTGAGATCCCTGGAGAGGAGGCCATCTGAGGAGGGTCGGGATGGAAGTGAAGCGTCACACGTCTCCTCCATGAAGACAGCCCCCGATCTCACGGTGGATTCAGAGGATCTAAGCCTGGACTCTGTACCACAGTCACCTACAGATCTCAAACCACAGGAAATGCGTGTGGTTGACAACAATGAGGCAGAGTTGAAAAGAAGGGAAGGAGAATCCCACACAGTCTCTCTGCAGCAACTTTGCCGTGTCTGCGGAGCTTCCTTTAAAATAGATCAGCAGAACCGCAGCTACCCCGTCCATGGACCCGTGGACAGTGAAACCCAGGAGGTTCTGAGACGGAAAGAGAAGAGAGCCACCTCCTGGCCCGACCTCATTTCCAAGGTTTTTAAGATGGACGTGAGGGGTGATCTGGACACTGTTCACCCCACCCGCTTCTGCTACAACTGTTGGAGTATCATGAACCAGAAATTCAGCCATAACTCCTGCGAGGTTTATTTCCCCCGGAACAAAGCAGTGGAGTGGATGCCTCATTCAGCTGCGTGTAACGTGTGCCACTCTGCCAACCACGGTGGCAAAAGGAAGGGGACACCTCAGCTGAACAACCTTACCAAAAAGCTGAAGGTGGGAGCTGAGTATGCAAGAAAAATGAAGACCAAAAACAACTTGCCCTCTGGGAAAAAGAATAAAATTCTGCACCAGATAACAGGCCACTGCAAGAAAATTCATCTCAACACCAATCTGCTGGTGGTGGACTATCCCGCTGACTTCATTAAATCAATCTCTTGCCAGGTGTGTGAACATATTCTTTCTGACCCCGTGCAAACGCCATGCAAGCACCTATTCTGTAGGATATGCATTATTAAGTACATTAAGCTCATGGGTTGCTACTGCCCATCCTGCAGATATCCCTGTTTTCCCACCGACCTGACAAACCCAGTGAAATCCTACCTAAACGTCTTAAACTCTCTGGTGTTGAAGTGCTTAGTACCTGAGTGCGTTGAGGAAATCTCCCTTGGAAAATTCTCTCATCACATCTCCAGCCACAAGGAGACGAAGGGAAAAGAAGCCTATGCACATATCAACAAGGGCGGCCGACCCAGACAACACCTGCTCTCACTGACAAGGAGAGCTCAAAAGCATCGTCTGAGAGAGATGAAGTTGCAAGTGAAAGCTTTTGCTGACAAGGAAGAAGGAGGGGATGTTAAATCTGTGtgcttgactctttttctgctggcCCTGAGAGCCAGGAATGAGCACAGGCAGGCCGATGAGTTGGAAGCCATTATGGAAGGGAGAGGAGCAGGACTTCACCCTGCTGTTTGCCTCGCCATACGAGTTAACACCTTCCTCAGTTGCAGCCAGTACCACAAAATGTACAGGACGGTTAAAGCCACGACTGGGAGGCAAATCTTTCAGCCACTGCACGCTCTGAGAAATGCAGAGAAGGCTCTCCTGCCGGGGTATCATCTTTTTGAGTGGAGCCCACCTCTAAAAAATGTTTCCACTAGTACGGACGTTGGGATCATGGATGGACTGTCTGGGTTGAGCCGTTCTGTGGATGAGTACCCCGTGGATACAATTTCCAAAAGGTTTAGGTATGACTCAGCCCTGGTCTCTACTTTAAAAGACATGGAGGAAGACATCCTGGAAGGCTTGAAGTCACAAGACGTAGACGATTACCTGAGTGGCCCCTTCACTGTGGTGATTAAAGAGTCGTGTGACGGGATGGGAGACGTGAGTGAGAAACATGGCTGTGGGCCACCAGTGCCTGAAAAGGCCGTCCGCTTCTCCTTCACAGTCATGACAATCACTGCTGCCAACAACAATGGGAGTGTTAGAATCTTTGAAGAAACCAAGCCAAACTCTGAGCTCTGCTGCAAACCTCTGTGTCTGATGTTAGCCGACGAATCTGACCACGAGACACTGACTGCCATCCTGAGTCCTCTCATAGCCGAAAGGGAGGCCATGAAAACCAGTGAGCTGATGCTGGAGATGGGAGGAGTTCTTAGGAGTTTCAAATTCGAATTTCGTGGGACGGGGTACGATGAGAAGCTCGTCAGAGATGTGGAAGGCCTGGAAGCGTCAGGCTCTATCTATATCTGTACGCTGTGCGATGCCACTCGTCTAGAGGCTTCCCAGAACATAGTTTTTCACTCTATAACGAGGAGCCACACAGAGAACCAGGAGCGCTACGAGCTGTGGAGGGCCAATCCGTTCCGCGAGTCAGCAGATGAGCTGCGGGACCGTGTGAAAGGCGTCTCCGCGAAGCCCTTTATTGAAACGCTCCCAACCATCGACGCATTGCACTGCGACATCGGAAACGCAGCAGAGTTTTACAGGATATTTCAGCTGGAGATAGGGGAGGTCTACAGAAACCCCAATGCCACCAatgaggagagaaagagatggcaGGCAACGCTCGACAAGCACCTGAGAAAGAAAATGAACCTGAAGCCGATCATGAGGATGAATGGGAATTTTGCTAGGAAACTCATGAGTAAAGAGACCGTTGAGGCCGTCTGTGACTTGGTGCACAGTGAAGAGAGGCGTGTAGTGCTCAGAGAGCTTATGGACCTGTATCTCAAAATGAAACCAGTGTGGCGCACTTCATGCCCAACCAAAGAGTGCCCGGAACTGCTGTGCCAATACAGCTTCCACTCTCAGCGCTTTGCAGAGTTGCTCTCCACAAAGTTCAAGTATAGATACAACGGAAAGATCACCAATTACTTTCACAAAACTCTAGCTCATGTTCCAGAGATCATTGAACGAGACGGCTCTATCGGGGCCTGGGCCAGCGAAGGCAACGAGTCTGGTAACAAGCTGTTCAGGCGTTTCCGGAAGATGAATGCCAGGCAGTCCAAGTTTTACGAGATGGAAGATGTATTGAAACACCACTGGCTGTACACATCCAAATACCTCCAGAAGTTTATGAATGCTCATATCGCTCTAAAAAAACAAGGGTTCACTGTAGACTTAGAACGAAATCCAGAGCAAGAGGGAACGTTAGAATGTTCTATGGAGTCTTTAGAGTCTATGGAATTCTGA